In Acidianus brierleyi, one genomic interval encodes:
- a CDS encoding helix-turn-helix domain-containing protein, translated as MTYTKNRLNEVIFAVSHEHCWTSLVGDYVVKTINLQIDTEKDYIRSIITFNKKNKDLIYEIKKSKTYIGSSLLNATDNKILFDFRKKYSNSVINTVLNLNGVILNGFKYNGREFWRVLIYEDYLHQLFNELQSRGKVDYIAQREFDIEEDNLSMHELDSLTLAYKYGYLNFPRKIKSDKISKIANLSKSTFTYHLRSAEYKVIKQLIRELDFYNLPNHIKNNKED; from the coding sequence ATGACTTATACTAAAAATAGGCTAAACGAGGTGATATTTGCTGTTTCACATGAACATTGCTGGACTAGTTTAGTTGGAGATTATGTAGTTAAGACTATTAATTTACAAATTGACACTGAAAAAGATTATATTAGATCTATAATAACATTTAATAAGAAAAATAAGGATCTAATATATGAAATCAAAAAATCAAAAACTTATATTGGTAGCTCACTATTAAATGCTACAGATAACAAAATCTTATTTGATTTTAGAAAAAAATACTCAAATAGTGTTATAAATACCGTACTAAATTTGAATGGAGTAATTCTAAACGGATTCAAATATAACGGTAGAGAGTTTTGGAGAGTTCTCATATATGAAGATTATTTACATCAACTTTTTAACGAGTTGCAAAGTCGCGGTAAGGTGGATTATATAGCGCAACGTGAGTTTGATATAGAAGAAGATAATCTCTCAATGCATGAGTTAGATTCATTAACACTGGCATATAAATACGGATATTTGAACTTCCCTAGGAAGATAAAGTCTGATAAAATATCAAAAATTGCTAATCTGAGTAAGTCTACATTTACTTACCATTTAAGATCTGCTGAATATAAAGTAATAAAACAATTGATTAGAGAATTGGATTTCTATAATTTGCCCAATCATATAAAAAATAACAAGGAAGACTAA
- a CDS encoding CoA-acylating methylmalonate-semialdehyde dehydrogenase, with the protein MTILDEVQSNYGKLKLFVNGEYINSETETFSPIYNPAKDEKIAEVPFSTRREVSNAIEAAQEAYEKWKDLPVTNRIQYLFELKNKLEEYSESIARIITQNHGKTIQESRGDMRRTIENVESAIAVAYTLAKGENIDQVSQDVDEMVSREPLGVFGVITPFNFPSMVPFWFIPYAIVLGNTVVVKPSEITPVPMDFISKIFNEIKLPPGVINVVHGAKDVVDEFLENKLIQGITFVGSTRVGKYVYENSSKNGKRSIVQAGAKNFIVVMPDADPNITVPSLVSSFFGNAGQRCLAAANLLLVGDNDNIKKKFVNLSKQLKLGYGLDDTVDMGPVVTKDAKKRITGYIEKGDAEGAKLLLDGRNVIVSEYPKGYFIGPTIFDNVHLDMTIAREEIFGPVASILYAKNLDDAIEMVNKSNYGNAASIFTTSGYNARKFKREVIAGNIGINIGVAAPMAFFPFGGRKDSFFGILHGQIDSVEFFTEKKVIITRW; encoded by the coding sequence ATGACAATTCTAGACGAGGTTCAAAGCAACTATGGAAAGCTTAAGCTTTTTGTTAATGGAGAATATATTAATTCTGAAACAGAAACGTTTTCTCCAATATATAATCCAGCAAAAGATGAGAAGATAGCAGAAGTACCATTTTCTACTAGACGAGAAGTTAGTAATGCTATAGAAGCAGCTCAAGAAGCATATGAAAAGTGGAAGGATTTACCAGTAACTAACAGAATACAGTATCTATTTGAGTTAAAAAATAAACTAGAAGAATATTCGGAAAGTATTGCAAGAATAATCACACAGAATCACGGTAAAACTATCCAAGAATCCAGAGGAGATATGAGAAGAACTATAGAAAACGTAGAATCAGCTATTGCAGTTGCATATACGTTAGCAAAAGGTGAAAATATAGATCAAGTTTCCCAAGACGTTGACGAAATGGTTTCTAGAGAGCCTTTAGGAGTATTTGGCGTTATAACACCATTTAATTTCCCAAGCATGGTTCCATTTTGGTTCATACCTTATGCAATAGTATTGGGAAATACTGTAGTAGTAAAACCTTCGGAAATTACTCCAGTACCAATGGATTTTATTTCGAAGATTTTTAACGAAATCAAACTTCCTCCTGGAGTCATTAATGTCGTACATGGAGCAAAAGATGTTGTTGACGAGTTTTTGGAAAATAAGCTAATTCAAGGTATAACGTTTGTAGGATCTACTAGAGTTGGAAAATATGTCTATGAGAATTCAAGTAAAAATGGTAAAAGGTCCATAGTACAAGCAGGTGCTAAAAATTTTATAGTAGTAATGCCAGACGCTGATCCAAATATTACAGTTCCATCGTTGGTATCATCATTTTTCGGAAACGCCGGACAAAGATGTTTAGCAGCAGCAAATCTACTATTAGTTGGAGATAATGATAATATCAAGAAAAAGTTTGTGAATCTTTCTAAACAATTAAAGCTTGGATACGGTCTTGATGATACAGTAGATATGGGTCCTGTAGTAACTAAAGACGCAAAAAAGAGAATCACGGGATATATAGAAAAGGGAGATGCCGAAGGCGCAAAACTTTTACTAGACGGTAGAAATGTTATCGTGAGCGAATATCCTAAAGGTTATTTTATTGGACCGACAATATTTGATAACGTTCACCTTGATATGACTATAGCGAGAGAAGAAATATTTGGTCCAGTAGCCTCTATATTATACGCCAAAAATCTAGATGATGCAATAGAAATGGTTAACAAAAGTAATTATGGGAATGCAGCCTCTATCTTTACTACGTCGGGCTATAATGCTAGAAAGTTTAAGAGAGAAGTTATCGCAGGAAATATAGGTATAAATATAGGAGTAGCTGCACCTATGGCATTTTTCCCATTTGGTGGAAGAAAAGATTCGTTCTTTGGAATTTTACACGGTCAAATAGATAGTGTGGAATTCTTTACGGAGAAAAAGGTAATTATAACAAGATGGTAA